The DNA segment CGATCGCGAACGAGGGCGAGGCCGCCGTGTCCTTCCACTGGATCCGGAAGGCGTACGAACCCGTCGACGGGATCGCGCCGCCCGTGTCGTTCGTCACGAGCGACGCCGACGTCGCGCCCGAGCCGATGCCCGGCACCGACGGCGCCTGGGCGACCACGCGGTTCGTCGACCCCGACGACCTCGCGCACGACATGCACGTGAACATCGTCACGTTCGCCCCCGGCGGGTCGATCCCGTTCGCCGAGACGCACGTCATGGAGCACGGACTGTTCGTGCTCGAGGGCACGGGCGTCTACCGGCTGAACGGCGACTGGGTCGAGGTCGAGGCCGGCGACTTCATGTGGCTGCGGGCCTTCTGCCCGCAGGCCTGCTACGCGGGCGGGCCCGGCCCGTTCCGGTACCTGCTGTACAAGGACGTCAACCGCCAGGTGCGCCTGACCCATCCGCCGGGCGGGCGGGCGGCGAGCCGGTGGGGGTGAGCGAGCGGATGCCGCGGGCCGACGCCGGGGCGAGGCGTCGCGCCGACGCCTTCGAGGCCTTCGACGTCGTCTTCGCGGGCGAGCGCGTGCTCGTCGGCGGCGCGTTCGTCGCGGCCGAGGTGGGCGTGCGCGGCGGACGGATCGCCGCCATCGCGCCGCGCTCGGGAGCGGATGCCGCACGGCCGGCGGGCGGGCACCGCGTCGACCTCGCCCGCGACGAGGTGCTGATCCCCGGCCTCGTCGACACGCACGTGCACGTGAACGAACCCGGCCGCACCGAATGGGAGGGCTTCGCGAGCGCGACGCGCGCCGCCGCCGCCGGCGGAGTCACCACGATCCTCGACATGCCGCTGAACAGCATCCCGCCGACCGTCTCGGTCGATGCGCTCGCCGTCAAGCGCGCCGCCGCAGACGGGCGCGTGTTCGTCGACGTCGGGTTCTGGGGCGGGCTGGTGCCCGGCGGGCAGGGCGACCTCCTGCCGCTGCACGAGGCGGGGGTGTTCGGCTTCAAGTGCTTCCTCGTCGACTCCGGAGTCCCCGAGTTCCCGCCCGTCGCCGCCGACGAGATGGAACGTGCCATGGCGGTGCTCGCGGATGCCGGGTCGATGCTCATCGTGCACGCCGAGGACGCGGCGCTCATCGCCGCGGCGCCGAACCCGCACGGCCGCGACTACGCCGACTTCCTCGCCTCGCGCCCGCGCGAGGCCGAGCAGGCCGCCATCCGCTCGGTCATCGACGCCGCACGCCGCACGGGTGCGAGCGCCCACATCCTGCACCTCAGCTCGGGCGACGCGCTTCCCGAGCTCGCCCGGGCGCGCGCCGCGGGCGTGCCGATCACCGCCGAGACCTGCCCGCACTACCTCGTGCTCACCGCCGAGGACGTCGCGCCCGGCGCGACCTCGGCCAAGTGCTGCCCGCCCATCCGCGAGGCCGCGAACCGCGACGCGCTCTGGACGGGTCTCGCCGACGGCACGATCGACCTGATCGCCTCCGACCACTCGCCGGCGCCCGCGTCGCTCAAGCTCGCCGGCGGCGGCGACTTCGCCGAGGCGTGGGGAGGGATCGCGTCGCTCCAGCTCGGGCTGCCCGTCGTCTGGACCGAGGCCCGTCGCCGCGGCATCCGTCTCGAACGCGTCGTCGACTGGATGTCGGGCGCGCCAGCCCGACGCGTCGGGCTGGCCTCGAAGGGCTCGATCGAGGTGGGCCGTGCGGCGGACCTCGCGATCCTCGCGCCCGACGAGACCTTCGTCGTGGATGCCGCCGCGCTCGAGCACCG comes from the Agromyces marinus genome and includes:
- the allB gene encoding allantoinase AllB, coding for MPRADAGARRRADAFEAFDVVFAGERVLVGGAFVAAEVGVRGGRIAAIAPRSGADAARPAGGHRVDLARDEVLIPGLVDTHVHVNEPGRTEWEGFASATRAAAAGGVTTILDMPLNSIPPTVSVDALAVKRAAADGRVFVDVGFWGGLVPGGQGDLLPLHEAGVFGFKCFLVDSGVPEFPPVAADEMERAMAVLADAGSMLIVHAEDAALIAAAPNPHGRDYADFLASRPREAEQAAIRSVIDAARRTGASAHILHLSSGDALPELARARAAGVPITAETCPHYLVLTAEDVAPGATSAKCCPPIREAANRDALWTGLADGTIDLIASDHSPAPASLKLAGGGDFAEAWGGIASLQLGLPVVWTEARRRGIRLERVVDWMSGAPARRVGLASKGSIEVGRAADLAILAPDETFVVDAAALEHRHPITPYDGRELCGVVHATYLAGRRVDRDVPRGRLLRREGPPAESGDGAGDDA
- a CDS encoding bifunctional allantoicase/(S)-ureidoglycine aminohydrolase, which produces MSRTPRYYTPPGGLPPQTELLTDRAIVTEAYTVIPKGVLRDIVTSHLPGFARTRSWILARPIAGFATTFAQLIVEIAPGGGAARPEVEEGVEGVVFVTSGVLALDVEGVRHALGPGGYAYLAAGAGWSIANEGEAAVSFHWIRKAYEPVDGIAPPVSFVTSDADVAPEPMPGTDGAWATTRFVDPDDLAHDMHVNIVTFAPGGSIPFAETHVMEHGLFVLEGTGVYRLNGDWVEVEAGDFMWLRAFCPQACYAGGPGPFRYLLYKDVNRQVRLTHPPGGRAASRWG